One Kitasatospora sp. MAP12-44 DNA segment encodes these proteins:
- a CDS encoding ATP-binding protein: protein MTAAVLDDTSVAPGTRYLLERLALVELRVRAVVEARRATDPKPDDAFRGLYLSAESADHLLDRPELPHLPSLFDPHERAAVEQWADQAEAAGTALPLRSLATDFDLGPLDIELLLIALLPDADARFEQLYGYLNDDVSRRRASCGLALQLLGAGPLEDPARARLSPAAPLVAGGLLLVEEPDRPFLGRSLRVPDRVLAHLLGEPGPDPELRGLLTSATDLPSSPTAAALAEALARGVRLVYLREQPGGSATAVAATGLRLADRAAVCLDLAALAAEPHPELLLPAAAREARLRGGGLVAGPVDALEPAGRPERARLLRQLAQLPVPVLLTGHTAWDPLWAEDSPLLLTAPQLAVEERVVLWRDALAGAALDPATDPARLLAPYLLSPDQLRRAAQSAGRQALLDGGVPVDAGHLRTGVRAQNAAGLERLARRIEPAVGWDDLVLPPATAEQLGDLALRARHRDTVLGSWRMRPGGGRGRGVMALFAGDSGTGKTMSAEVVAGDLGLDLYVVDLSTVVDKYVGETEKNLERIFTEAAGINGILLFDEADAIFGKRSEVKDAHDRYANMESAYLLQRMESFDGIAILTTNLRANLDEAFTRRLDVIVDFPVPDPAGRRALWDRCLGPAVPRADDLDLDFCARFELAGGSIRACVVTAAYLAAAGERPVSMADLVAAVQREYRKLGRLVLASEFGEWGTGRA, encoded by the coding sequence ATGACCGCGGCTGTGCTCGACGACACGTCGGTGGCGCCGGGAACCCGGTACCTGCTGGAGCGGTTGGCGCTGGTCGAGCTCCGGGTCCGCGCGGTCGTCGAGGCCCGGCGCGCCACCGATCCCAAACCGGACGACGCCTTCCGCGGTCTCTACCTCTCCGCGGAGTCGGCGGACCACCTGCTGGACCGGCCGGAGCTCCCGCACCTGCCGTCGCTCTTCGACCCGCACGAGCGGGCGGCGGTGGAACAGTGGGCCGACCAGGCCGAGGCGGCCGGCACCGCGCTCCCGCTGCGCTCGCTCGCCACCGACTTCGACCTCGGTCCGCTGGACATCGAGCTGCTGCTGATCGCCCTGCTCCCGGACGCGGACGCCCGCTTCGAGCAGCTCTACGGCTACCTCAACGACGACGTGTCGCGCCGTCGCGCCAGCTGTGGCCTGGCACTTCAACTCCTCGGCGCGGGACCGCTGGAGGACCCCGCCCGGGCTCGACTGTCGCCCGCCGCCCCGCTGGTGGCGGGCGGCCTGCTGCTGGTCGAGGAACCCGACCGCCCGTTCCTCGGCCGCTCGTTGCGCGTCCCGGACCGGGTGCTCGCGCACCTGCTCGGCGAGCCGGGCCCCGACCCCGAACTGCGCGGCCTGCTCACCAGCGCCACCGATCTCCCGTCCTCCCCGACCGCCGCGGCGCTCGCCGAGGCCCTGGCACGCGGGGTCCGGCTGGTCTACCTGCGCGAGCAGCCCGGCGGTTCGGCCACCGCGGTGGCCGCCACTGGCCTGCGGCTGGCCGACCGCGCCGCCGTCTGCCTGGACCTGGCCGCGCTGGCCGCCGAACCGCACCCCGAGCTGCTGCTGCCGGCCGCCGCCCGCGAGGCCCGGCTGCGCGGCGGCGGCCTGGTGGCCGGCCCGGTCGACGCCCTGGAGCCGGCCGGTCGTCCCGAACGGGCCCGGCTGCTGCGGCAGTTGGCCCAGCTCCCGGTGCCGGTGCTGCTGACCGGTCACACCGCCTGGGACCCGCTCTGGGCCGAGGACAGCCCGCTGCTGCTGACGGCCCCTCAGCTCGCTGTCGAGGAGCGGGTGGTGCTCTGGCGGGATGCGCTGGCCGGCGCCGCCCTGGACCCCGCGACCGACCCCGCCCGGCTGCTCGCCCCCTACCTGCTGAGCCCCGACCAGCTGCGCCGAGCGGCGCAGTCGGCCGGCCGGCAGGCGCTGCTCGACGGCGGTGTCCCGGTCGACGCCGGCCACCTGCGCACCGGCGTGCGCGCCCAGAACGCCGCCGGCCTCGAACGCCTCGCCCGCCGGATCGAACCCGCCGTCGGTTGGGACGACCTGGTGCTACCACCCGCCACCGCCGAGCAGTTGGGCGATCTCGCACTGCGCGCCCGCCATCGCGACACGGTCCTCGGCAGCTGGCGGATGCGCCCGGGAGGCGGCCGCGGCCGCGGCGTGATGGCGCTCTTCGCGGGCGACTCGGGGACCGGCAAGACGATGTCCGCCGAGGTGGTCGCGGGTGACCTCGGCCTCGACCTCTACGTGGTCGACCTCTCCACCGTGGTCGACAAGTACGTCGGCGAGACCGAGAAGAACCTGGAACGCATCTTCACCGAGGCCGCCGGCATCAACGGCATCCTGCTCTTCGACGAGGCCGACGCCATCTTCGGCAAGCGCTCCGAGGTCAAGGACGCCCACGACCGCTACGCCAACATGGAGAGCGCCTACCTGCTCCAGCGCATGGAGTCCTTCGACGGCATCGCGATCCTCACCACCAACCTGCGCGCCAACCTGGACGAGGCCTTCACCCGCCGCCTCGACGTCATCGTCGACTTCCCCGTCCCCGACCCCGCCGGCCGCCGCGCCCTCTGGGACCGCTGCCTCGGCCCCGCCGTCCCCCGCGCCGACGACCTCGACCTCGACTTCTGCGCCCGCTTCGAGTTGGCGGGCGGCTCGATCCGAGCGTGCGTGGTCACCGCCGCGTACCTGGCGGCGGCAGGCGAACGGCCGGTGTCGATGGCCGACCTGGTGGCGGCGGTGCAGCGGGAGTACCGGAAGCTGGGGCGGCTGGTCCTGGCAAGCGAGTTCGGGGAGTGGGGGACCGGGCGGGCGTGA
- a CDS encoding DUF4157 domain-containing protein: MRHDSAPAAFASLSAPGGPQPAALAALQRAIGNRAMAALVGQERHQHDVACGHATAVQRSSVHDVLSSAGAPLNQRVRTEMEARLGADFSDVRLHTGATAQRSATEVGARAYTSGRNIVIGAGGADRHTLAHELTHVIQQRSGPVAGTDTGSGLRVSDPSDRFEREAEATASRVMSAAVPVGPVEAVRSPGAHASAQPAVQRVEQGGPATVVDINTAVNNAKTQFLGPGQGPRKMYKKEEPAFAAAVAANYQEAFGTAAAFETLVRAACTPPPPDPLAAYKRNLNENDQQRFMEEITSIQAQLALWKNVRQLPDGRWPQGCRANGTWGTSASGAAGDYRESTVNQRVGDALRNWWTEKKGGFVPSSDTTGVSFHKALGATGSDRSPMFNYHLKIRS; the protein is encoded by the coding sequence GTGAGGCACGACAGCGCCCCGGCTGCCTTCGCGAGCCTCTCGGCTCCCGGCGGCCCGCAGCCAGCCGCGCTGGCCGCCCTGCAACGGGCGATCGGCAACAGGGCCATGGCAGCACTCGTCGGGCAGGAACGGCACCAGCACGACGTGGCCTGCGGCCATGCGACCGCGGTGCAGCGCTCCAGCGTCCATGACGTGCTGAGCAGCGCGGGTGCGCCACTGAACCAGCGGGTCCGCACCGAGATGGAGGCCCGGCTCGGCGCCGACTTCTCGGACGTCCGGCTGCACACTGGCGCGACGGCTCAGCGCTCGGCCACCGAAGTCGGTGCTCGTGCCTACACCTCGGGGCGCAACATCGTCATTGGTGCGGGCGGTGCGGACCGGCACACGCTGGCACATGAGCTGACCCACGTCATCCAGCAGCGCTCGGGTCCCGTCGCCGGTACCGATACCGGCAGCGGTCTTCGGGTGAGCGACCCGTCCGACAGGTTCGAACGGGAGGCCGAAGCAACCGCCAGCAGGGTGATGTCGGCAGCCGTTCCGGTCGGTCCGGTCGAGGCCGTCCGCAGTCCCGGCGCCCACGCATCGGCGCAGCCGGCTGTACAGCGCGTGGAACAGGGGGGGCCGGCCACGGTGGTCGACATCAATACGGCGGTCAACAACGCGAAGACACAGTTCCTGGGGCCGGGCCAAGGGCCGCGGAAGATGTACAAGAAGGAGGAGCCGGCCTTTGCCGCAGCGGTGGCGGCGAACTACCAGGAGGCGTTCGGTACCGCCGCCGCCTTCGAAACCCTCGTGCGAGCCGCGTGCACCCCGCCGCCTCCCGACCCGCTGGCAGCATACAAGAGGAATCTCAACGAAAACGATCAGCAGCGGTTCATGGAGGAGATCACCAGCATTCAGGCGCAGTTAGCGCTGTGGAAGAACGTCAGGCAGCTCCCGGACGGACGGTGGCCCCAAGGCTGCAGGGCAAACGGAACCTGGGGGACCAGCGCGAGTGGTGCGGCTGGGGACTATCGTGAGTCCACGGTCAACCAGCGGGTCGGGGATGCACTCCGCAATTGGTGGACTGAGAAGAAGGGCGGCTTCGTCCCGTCCAGTGACACGACCGGCGTGTCCTTCCACAAGGCACTCGGCGCAACCGGGAGCGACCGGAGCCCGATGTTCAACTACCACCTGAAAATCAGGTCATGA
- a CDS encoding phage tail sheath subtilisin-like domain-containing protein — translation MPSYLSPGVYVEEVSSGPRPIEGVGTSVAAFVGFAEKGPFHTPTLVTTWSQYVQAFGGFTEGAYLAHSVYGYFANGGGIAYVVRVGSEVGEAAKAKTTQSRPKALSAGEAVALGAFKVAALAGVEGELTVEVADAEGENPSEDRFKLVVKQGGKPVENFDVSAKKSARNYVVTQVKERSTLIQVEEAAAATGALAKPQKQTVTLAVPAASAEVVPVGISAAEYVGDADARTGFAGLEAIDEITMLAVPDLMAAHQQGLIDVEGVKAVQSAMITHCELMGDRLAVLDPLPDMTPRQVREWRQEGAGYDSKYAALYYPWIKVFDPSSGQNRFVPPSGHMLGVWARNDTERGVHKAPANEVVRGAIDLQTNVTKGEQDLLNPIGVNCIRAFPGRGIRIWGARTLSSDPAWRYINVRRLFNYIEESILLGTQWTVFEPNDQLLWISIRRDLTAFLTEEWRRGALFGATAAEAFYVKCDAETNPPASVDLGQVVCEIGICPVKPAEFVVFRLAQFSDSTSLVAE, via the coding sequence ATGCCGTCGTACTTGTCCCCAGGGGTCTATGTGGAGGAGGTCTCCAGTGGACCTCGCCCGATTGAAGGCGTCGGCACGTCCGTTGCCGCCTTCGTCGGTTTCGCGGAGAAGGGCCCGTTCCACACGCCCACGCTGGTGACCACGTGGAGCCAGTACGTCCAGGCTTTCGGTGGCTTCACCGAGGGGGCCTACCTGGCGCACTCGGTGTACGGCTACTTCGCCAACGGCGGCGGCATCGCCTACGTGGTGCGGGTCGGCTCGGAGGTCGGGGAGGCCGCGAAGGCCAAGACCACGCAGAGCCGGCCGAAGGCCCTGTCGGCCGGTGAGGCCGTGGCGCTGGGAGCGTTCAAGGTCGCCGCGCTGGCCGGCGTCGAGGGTGAGCTCACCGTCGAGGTCGCCGACGCCGAGGGTGAGAACCCGAGCGAGGACCGCTTCAAGCTGGTCGTCAAGCAGGGCGGCAAGCCGGTCGAGAACTTCGACGTCTCGGCGAAGAAGAGCGCCCGCAACTACGTGGTGACGCAGGTGAAGGAGCGCTCGACGCTCATCCAGGTCGAGGAGGCGGCGGCCGCCACCGGTGCGCTGGCCAAGCCGCAGAAGCAGACCGTCACGCTCGCCGTCCCGGCCGCTTCGGCCGAGGTGGTGCCGGTCGGCATCTCCGCGGCGGAGTACGTTGGCGACGCCGACGCCCGGACCGGGTTCGCGGGTCTGGAGGCGATCGACGAGATCACCATGCTCGCCGTGCCCGACCTGATGGCCGCCCACCAGCAGGGCCTCATCGACGTCGAGGGCGTCAAGGCCGTGCAGAGCGCGATGATCACCCACTGCGAGCTGATGGGCGACCGGCTGGCCGTCCTGGACCCGCTGCCGGACATGACGCCGCGCCAGGTGCGCGAGTGGCGGCAGGAGGGCGCCGGCTACGACTCCAAGTACGCCGCGCTGTACTACCCGTGGATCAAGGTCTTCGACCCGTCCAGCGGTCAGAACCGGTTCGTCCCGCCGAGCGGCCACATGCTGGGCGTCTGGGCGCGCAACGACACCGAGCGCGGCGTGCACAAGGCGCCCGCCAACGAGGTGGTGCGCGGGGCGATCGACCTGCAGACCAACGTCACCAAGGGCGAGCAGGACCTGCTGAACCCGATCGGCGTCAACTGCATCCGGGCCTTCCCCGGCCGCGGCATCCGGATCTGGGGCGCGCGCACGCTCTCCTCCGACCCGGCCTGGCGCTACATCAACGTCCGGCGGCTCTTCAACTACATCGAGGAATCGATCCTGCTGGGCACCCAGTGGACCGTCTTCGAGCCCAACGACCAGCTGCTGTGGATCAGCATCCGGCGCGACCTGACTGCCTTCCTCACCGAGGAGTGGCGCCGCGGTGCGCTCTTCGGCGCCACGGCGGCCGAGGCGTTCTACGTGAAGTGCGATGCCGAGACCAACCCGCCTGCCTCGGTCGACCTCGGCCAGGTCGTCTGCGAGATCGGCATCTGCCCGGTGAAGCCCGCCGAGTTCGTGGTCTTCCGGCTCGCGCAGTTCTCGGACAGCACCAGCCTGGTCGCCGAGTAG
- a CDS encoding phage tail protein: MTDPGYAVATHIFTVKLGAYEVETVQEVSGLSFELESIDHSEVTSAGKLLVRKLAGARKGGEVTISRGVDTSPTFTNWLKTSLISGNVASARQTISIIIKDSADTTVRTINLQKAWAKKWEGPTLTAGGSTAAIEKVTLVFEDVDFA, from the coding sequence ATGACGGACCCCGGCTACGCAGTTGCCACCCATATCTTCACGGTCAAGCTCGGTGCCTACGAGGTGGAGACCGTCCAGGAGGTGAGCGGGCTCTCCTTCGAGCTCGAATCGATCGACCACTCCGAGGTGACCAGCGCCGGCAAGCTGCTGGTCCGCAAGCTCGCGGGTGCGCGCAAGGGCGGCGAGGTCACGATCTCCCGCGGCGTCGACACCAGCCCGACGTTCACCAACTGGCTCAAGACGTCACTGATCAGCGGCAACGTGGCCTCAGCCCGGCAGACGATCTCGATCATCATTAAGGACTCGGCGGACACGACGGTCCGAACGATCAACCTGCAGAAGGCATGGGCGAAGAAGTGGGAAGGGCCGACCCTCACGGCCGGCGGATCCACGGCCGCCATCGAGAAGGTCACCCTGGTCTTCGAGGATGTTGACTTCGCATGA
- a CDS encoding DUF6760 family protein: MTYAADRLYEEAAYIAYHFHWQQDQILDLTHADRIRWVREIARINTRINEG; the protein is encoded by the coding sequence GTGACGTACGCGGCCGACCGTCTGTACGAGGAGGCCGCGTACATCGCGTACCACTTCCACTGGCAGCAGGACCAGATCCTCGATCTCACGCACGCGGACCGCATCCGCTGGGTGCGGGAGATTGCCCGGATCAACACCCGGATCAACGAAGGATGA
- a CDS encoding phage tail protein, whose translation MSGQDPGTTVHFRLQVTGIDLGVFNTCSGLGAQVEVEQRPEGGNNGFVWQLPTRVTYPNVTMSRGVTPDSAKIATYLTALQQRVTRGTAQITALDSKFESVIATWSLRDAIMVRWSGPSFDPNRSEVASESIELAYHGFL comes from the coding sequence GTGAGCGGCCAAGACCCAGGAACGACCGTCCACTTCCGCCTGCAGGTCACCGGGATCGACCTCGGTGTCTTCAACACCTGCAGCGGCCTCGGCGCCCAGGTGGAGGTGGAGCAGCGTCCGGAGGGCGGCAACAACGGCTTCGTCTGGCAGCTGCCGACCCGGGTGACGTATCCCAATGTGACCATGAGCCGAGGGGTGACCCCGGACAGCGCCAAGATCGCCACGTATCTCACCGCCCTCCAGCAGCGGGTGACCCGTGGCACTGCGCAGATCACGGCGCTGGACTCGAAGTTCGAGTCGGTGATCGCCACCTGGTCACTGCGCGACGCGATCATGGTCCGTTGGAGTGGCCCGTCCTTCGACCCGAACCGGTCCGAAGTGGCCAGCGAGAGCATCGAACTCGCCTACCACGGCTTCCTCTAG
- a CDS encoding LysM peptidoglycan-binding domain-containing protein, with protein MPSPSTPAKATLTAYEPPKMPGEMPGGAIGSPVTFQFNPHTLTMSKGASWLQQPTVKALEVGVAAYRGAQPRRLSVELFLDATATHDNSVAKAVDTVLGWCAPTAASVAAEAPCAPRVMFAWGSFQSAFFSGYLESVSATYTLFDTDGHPLRATCAVQLTEAGDPTPGQNPTSGALEARRVHRVVGGDSLELIAFKEYGSATAWRRIAETNGIDDPMRLRPGAELLVPAGNERREGTA; from the coding sequence ATGCCCAGCCCCAGTACGCCGGCCAAGGCCACGCTGACAGCCTACGAACCGCCCAAGATGCCCGGCGAGATGCCCGGCGGTGCCATCGGGAGCCCGGTCACCTTCCAGTTCAACCCGCACACCCTCACGATGAGCAAGGGTGCGTCCTGGCTGCAGCAGCCGACCGTGAAGGCCCTGGAGGTCGGCGTGGCGGCGTACCGCGGTGCCCAGCCGCGCCGGCTCTCGGTGGAGCTCTTCCTGGACGCCACCGCCACCCACGACAACAGCGTGGCCAAGGCGGTGGACACCGTGCTCGGCTGGTGCGCCCCGACGGCCGCCTCGGTCGCCGCCGAAGCGCCGTGCGCGCCGCGGGTGATGTTCGCCTGGGGATCCTTCCAATCCGCCTTCTTCTCCGGCTACTTGGAGAGTGTCAGCGCCACGTACACGCTCTTCGACACGGACGGCCACCCGCTGCGCGCGACCTGCGCCGTCCAGCTCACCGAGGCGGGCGACCCGACGCCGGGGCAGAACCCCACCTCGGGCGCGCTGGAGGCGCGCCGGGTGCACCGGGTGGTGGGTGGCGACAGCCTGGAGCTGATCGCCTTCAAGGAGTACGGCTCCGCCACCGCGTGGCGGCGGATCGCCGAGACCAACGGCATCGACGATCCGATGCGGCTGCGCCCGGGGGCCGAACTGCTGGTGCCGGCCGGCAATGAGCGGCGGGAGGGTACGGCATGA